The proteins below are encoded in one region of Dasypus novemcinctus isolate mDasNov1 chromosome 13, mDasNov1.1.hap2, whole genome shotgun sequence:
- the LOC131273144 gene encoding histone H3.3A-like, giving the protein MATRASGKTVLSTGEVRKPYCYRASTGALRKIRHFKTSTKLIHKFPFQCPVLDIAQNFKRDLPFQRATSHAFQEASEACLVGLFEDTNLRAIHAKHVTNMPEDIELPCRILGEHA; this is encoded by the coding sequence ATGGCTACAAGAGCCTCCGGCAAGACAGTGCTTTCTACTGGAGAGGTAAGGAAGCCTTATTGTTACAGGGCCAGTACTGGGGCACTCCGTAAAATCAGACATTTTAAGACGTCCACCAAGCTAATTCACAAATTTCCCTTCCAGTGTCCGGTGCTGGATATTGCTCAGAATTTCAAAAGAGATCTGCCTTTCCAGAGAGCAACTAGTCATGCTTTTCAGGAGGCAAGTGAGGCCTGCCTAGTTGGCCTTTTTGAAGACACCAACCTGCGTGCTATCCATGCCAAACATGTAACTAATATGCCAGAAGACATTGAGCTACCATGCCGCATACTTGGAGAACATGCTTAA